In Streptomyces sp. SID8374, one genomic interval encodes:
- a CDS encoding peroxiredoxin has protein sequence MAAGPPLGTPAPDFTLPGGVLSGPSVPGDTFERGDYTLSAARGRALVLAFYPGDNTSVCTKQLCSYSSGMETFEGLDAEVWGISPQGVDSHESFARTYGLRMPLLADEGREIAKAYGVAAPGIGVRRAVFLIGPDGVLRWKHVALLGATFQSLSTLADQLSGIKTA, from the coding sequence ATGGCGGCAGGACCTCCCCTCGGCACCCCGGCACCGGACTTCACGCTCCCGGGCGGTGTCCTGTCCGGCCCGTCCGTGCCCGGGGACACCTTCGAACGCGGCGACTACACCCTCTCCGCCGCCCGGGGCCGGGCCCTGGTGCTGGCCTTCTACCCCGGGGACAACACCAGCGTCTGCACGAAGCAGCTCTGCTCGTACTCCTCGGGCATGGAGACCTTCGAGGGCCTCGACGCGGAGGTCTGGGGAATCAGTCCACAGGGTGTGGACAGCCACGAGTCGTTCGCCCGCACCTACGGGCTCCGCATGCCGCTGCTGGCCGACGAGGGCCGGGAGATCGCCAAGGCGTACGGGGTCGCCGCCCCCGGTATCGGCGTACGGCGGGCGGTCTTCCTCATCGGCCCGGACGGCGTCCTACGCTGGAAGCACGTCGCCCTGCTGGGCGCCACCTTCCAGTCACTTTCCACCCTTGCCGATCAGTTGTCCGGCATTAAAACGGCGTAA
- a CDS encoding alpha/beta fold hydrolase, producing MAQRPPSAAVLVLHGGHENGTEPPPWGPLNLPGVRMRPFVRALRRATRAPRADGDGDGTQVLVRQVRYAHRGWNGPRADALRDALAALDALGEEAGDVPVVLLGHSMGARAALRAAGHPLVRGVVGLAPWCPPGDPVTQLAGRDIVLVHSSRDRITSPQATQSLTARARRAGARTCMVTVRGGDHAMIRRAPAWHRLTTELVTGLLGTGSLPEPVTAALGLPRTAEPTEGTLDLDRLRGERGPAGLLPSS from the coding sequence GTGGCCCAACGACCGCCGTCGGCTGCGGTTCTCGTCCTGCACGGGGGCCATGAGAACGGGACGGAGCCGCCGCCCTGGGGCCCACTCAACCTCCCCGGCGTCCGCATGCGCCCCTTCGTCCGCGCCCTGCGCCGTGCCACCCGCGCACCCCGGGCCGACGGCGACGGTGACGGTACGCAGGTCCTCGTACGGCAGGTGCGGTACGCCCACCGGGGGTGGAACGGGCCCCGCGCCGACGCCCTCCGCGACGCCCTGGCCGCGCTGGACGCCCTCGGCGAGGAGGCCGGGGACGTGCCGGTGGTCCTCCTCGGCCACTCCATGGGCGCCCGGGCCGCCCTGCGCGCCGCCGGGCACCCCCTCGTACGCGGCGTCGTCGGCCTCGCCCCCTGGTGCCCGCCGGGCGACCCGGTGACCCAGCTCGCGGGCCGCGACATCGTCCTCGTCCACAGCAGCCGGGACCGGATCACCAGCCCCCAGGCCACCCAGTCCCTCACCGCCCGGGCCCGCCGCGCCGGCGCCCGTACCTGCATGGTCACCGTCCGGGGCGGCGACCACGCCATGATCCGCCGCGCCCCGGCCTGGCACCGGCTCACCACCGAGCTGGTCACCGGGTTGCTGGGTACCGGCAGTCTGCCGGAGCCCGTCACCGCCGCCCTCGGGCTGCCGCGCACCGCCGAGCCCACGGAGGGCACCCTCGACCTCGACCGGCTGCGCGGCGAGCGGGGACCGGCCGGACTCCTGCCGAGTTCCTGA
- a CDS encoding SpoIIE family protein phosphatase: MPSSFDPSTVAALLDGNPAGVAVLDANLRYTYVNPALERLNGLRAGAHIGHTFSEVLPELRGQAAVLRGVLRDGEPREQTITGRTWAASSAEPRFWRATYHRLETGGSVCGLMVIVVEISDVARQRAELEEARGHVALLSTAAVRIGTTLDMDTTCRELAEFVVPAFADVAAVDVFPPEVGHPVRRPEPGVLRLRRAALRGEGPLDEQVQRFGYPGQYVDFAADSAVTRCLAENEPVLDDWKDHQRGRSAFTSDRIAASQALGLRQALVVPLNARGHQIGSLSLVRAESSPAFTDQDIVVAREVAGRAAVDLDHARRYDHEHSIARELQGSLLSEPRGPHPHVEIATRYLPADRGVLVGGDWFDVVPLQDGRHLKAMGDVMGHGVEAAVAMSHYRSLLRLLAGDDLPPHQILEQLDAMVERSGLDRAATCLLAVVDRFGGVCEVASAGHLPPVFIDPGAAGARIVRVESGPPLGTGFGGYRTTAVPCGSGTVLFMYTDGLVERRGEDIDVSVERLASLTLPRTGTLEDLLDRVVDRFGGDAEDDIAVLASRIREGPPVLRRPDPT; this comes from the coding sequence ATGCCGTCGTCCTTCGACCCCTCGACCGTGGCCGCCCTGCTGGACGGCAACCCCGCCGGAGTCGCCGTACTCGACGCGAACCTCCGCTACACCTACGTCAACCCCGCGCTCGAACGGCTCAACGGCCTCCGCGCCGGCGCCCACATCGGCCACACCTTCTCCGAGGTGCTCCCCGAACTCCGCGGCCAGGCCGCCGTCCTGCGCGGCGTCCTGCGTGACGGCGAACCCCGCGAGCAGACCATCACCGGCCGGACCTGGGCCGCGTCCTCCGCCGAGCCCCGCTTCTGGCGCGCCACCTACCACCGGCTGGAGACGGGCGGGTCCGTCTGCGGGCTGATGGTGATCGTCGTCGAGATCAGCGACGTCGCCCGGCAGCGGGCGGAGCTGGAGGAGGCCCGGGGCCATGTGGCGCTGCTCTCCACGGCCGCCGTCCGGATCGGCACCACCCTCGACATGGACACCACCTGCCGGGAGCTGGCCGAGTTCGTGGTGCCCGCCTTCGCCGACGTGGCGGCCGTCGACGTCTTCCCGCCCGAAGTCGGCCACCCCGTACGCCGCCCCGAGCCCGGTGTCCTGCGGCTGCGCCGGGCCGCGCTGCGGGGCGAGGGGCCTCTCGACGAGCAGGTGCAGCGGTTCGGATACCCGGGGCAGTACGTCGACTTCGCGGCGGACTCCGCCGTCACCCGCTGCCTCGCCGAGAACGAGCCGGTCCTCGACGACTGGAAGGACCACCAGCGCGGCCGCTCCGCCTTCACCTCCGACCGGATCGCCGCCTCCCAGGCCCTCGGGCTGCGCCAGGCGCTCGTCGTCCCGCTCAACGCCCGGGGCCACCAGATCGGCTCGCTCAGCCTGGTCCGGGCCGAGAGCTCGCCCGCCTTCACCGACCAGGACATCGTCGTCGCCCGGGAGGTCGCCGGGCGGGCCGCCGTCGACCTCGACCACGCCCGCCGCTACGACCACGAGCACAGCATCGCCCGCGAGCTCCAGGGCTCCCTGCTCTCCGAACCCCGCGGCCCCCACCCGCACGTCGAGATCGCCACCCGCTACCTCCCCGCCGACCGGGGCGTCCTGGTGGGCGGCGACTGGTTCGACGTCGTACCGCTCCAGGACGGCCGCCATCTCAAGGCCATGGGCGACGTGATGGGCCACGGGGTGGAGGCCGCCGTGGCGATGAGCCACTACCGCTCGCTCCTGCGGCTGCTGGCCGGCGACGACCTGCCGCCGCACCAGATCCTGGAGCAGCTGGACGCCATGGTGGAGCGGTCGGGCCTGGACCGGGCGGCGACCTGCCTGCTCGCCGTCGTCGACCGGTTCGGCGGGGTGTGCGAGGTGGCCAGCGCGGGCCATCTGCCGCCGGTGTTCATCGACCCGGGGGCGGCCGGGGCCCGCATCGTCCGGGTGGAGTCCGGGCCGCCGCTGGGCACCGGCTTCGGCGGCTACCGGACCACCGCCGTGCCGTGCGGTTCGGGGACGGTGCTGTTCATGTACACCGACGGCCTGGTGGAGCGCCGGGGCGAGGACATCGACGTGTCCGTGGAGCGGCTGGCCTCGCTGACCCTGCCGCGCACCGGGACGCTGGAGGACCTGCTGGACCGGGTGGTGGACAGGTTCGGCGGGGACGCGGAGGACGACATCGCGGTGCTCGCCTCCCGGATCAGGGAGGGGCCGCCGGTGCTGCGGAGGCCCGATCCGACATGA
- a CDS encoding GNAT family N-acetyltransferase: MPNPVEDFEITAASAEDIVTLGVWAHEEGWNPGLADGGVFFPTDPGGFLIGRLDGVPVTSVSVVRYGPDHGFLGFYLTRPHLRGQGYGLRTWQAGTDRLSGRNVGLDGVPAQQDNYRRSGFRTCWSNARYEGTPPTDIAPPPGTSLVDARTVPFAHLAAYDRRFFPAPRDGFLASWITAPGRTALAAVRDGELQGLGAVRACRAASRIGPLYAASPAVAAALVSALAATVPDGAVAVDVPDVNPAAVRLAGVLGLTPSFDTARMYTGPEPVIDRGGYYGITSLELG; the protein is encoded by the coding sequence GTGCCGAACCCCGTCGAGGACTTCGAGATCACCGCGGCCAGCGCCGAGGACATCGTGACGCTGGGCGTCTGGGCCCACGAGGAGGGCTGGAACCCGGGCCTCGCCGACGGCGGGGTCTTCTTCCCGACCGACCCGGGCGGCTTCCTGATCGGCCGCCTCGACGGCGTACCGGTCACCTCCGTCTCCGTCGTGCGGTACGGCCCCGACCACGGCTTCCTGGGCTTCTATCTGACCCGCCCCCACCTGCGCGGCCAGGGGTACGGGCTGCGCACCTGGCAGGCCGGGACGGACCGGCTCTCCGGCCGCAACGTCGGGCTGGACGGGGTGCCCGCACAGCAGGACAACTACCGCCGCTCCGGCTTCCGTACCTGCTGGAGCAACGCCCGGTACGAGGGCACCCCGCCGACGGACATCGCACCGCCGCCCGGCACCTCGCTGGTCGACGCCCGGACCGTACCGTTCGCGCACCTCGCCGCGTACGACCGGCGGTTCTTCCCGGCGCCCCGCGACGGCTTCCTGGCGTCCTGGATCACCGCGCCGGGCCGCACCGCGCTGGCGGCGGTCCGGGACGGGGAGCTCCAGGGCCTCGGGGCGGTACGCGCCTGCCGGGCGGCCTCCCGGATCGGCCCGCTCTACGCCGCGTCCCCGGCGGTGGCGGCGGCCCTGGTGAGCGCGCTCGCGGCGACGGTGCCGGACGGGGCGGTGGCGGTCGACGTACCGGACGTCAACCCGGCGGCCGTACGGCTCGCGGGCGTGCTGGGCCTGACGCCGTCGTTCGACACGGCCCGGATGTACACGGGCCCGGAGCCGGTGATCGACCGGGGCGGGTACTACGGCATCACCAGCCTGGAGCTGGGCTGA